Proteins encoded in a region of the Mycobacterium branderi genome:
- the hsaB gene encoding 3-hydroxy-9,10-secoandrosta-1,3,5(10)-triene-9,17-dione monooxygenase reductase subunit yields the protein MSAAPIDPRTFRNVLGQFCTGITIITTVHNDVPVGFACQSFAALSLEPPLVLFCPTKVSRSWQAIEASGKFCVNVLTEGQKHISARFGSKEADKFAGIDWTPSELGSPIIDGSLAYVDCTVHSVHDGGDHFVVFGAVKSLSEVPKIKPRPLLFYRGDYTGIEPDKTTPAQWRDDLEAFLTTTTQDTWL from the coding sequence GTGAGCGCCGCGCCGATCGACCCGCGCACGTTCCGCAACGTGCTGGGTCAGTTCTGCACCGGGATCACGATCATCACCACCGTCCACAACGACGTTCCGGTGGGCTTTGCCTGCCAGTCGTTCGCGGCGCTGTCGCTGGAGCCGCCGCTGGTGCTGTTCTGCCCCACCAAGGTGTCGCGGTCGTGGCAGGCCATCGAGGCTAGCGGAAAGTTCTGCGTCAACGTGCTGACCGAGGGTCAGAAGCACATCTCGGCGCGGTTCGGCTCCAAGGAAGCCGACAAGTTCGCCGGGATCGATTGGACCCCATCGGAACTCGGGTCGCCGATCATCGACGGGTCACTGGCCTACGTCGACTGCACGGTGCACTCGGTGCACGACGGCGGTGATCACTTCGTGGTGTTCGGCGCGGTGAAGTCGTTGTCGGAGGTGCCGAAGATCAAGCCGCGGCCGCTGCTGTTCTATCGCGGCGACTACACCGGCATCGAACCGGACAAGACCACGCCGGCGCAGTGGCGCGACGACCTCGAGGCGTTCCTGACGACGACGACGCAGGACACCTGGCTGTAG
- a CDS encoding Rv1419 family lectin — protein MRRIVLLVGAVFGAALLSAGVASADPVQLRSRLGNWCLDAPNGTATMVNPCDGSKSQLWVFNPAGQIESAAFPGYCVSIGGAADNTPVTLAPCQANTAGEQWTHQPNAQITSALGPCLNVFGGVAQPGTPVIAYHCIPDVADEQWD, from the coding sequence ATGCGCCGCATCGTTCTTCTGGTCGGCGCGGTTTTCGGTGCCGCGCTGCTGAGCGCAGGCGTGGCGAGTGCAGACCCGGTCCAGCTACGGAGCCGGCTGGGCAATTGGTGTCTGGACGCCCCGAACGGCACTGCGACCATGGTCAACCCGTGTGACGGGTCGAAATCCCAGCTGTGGGTCTTCAACCCGGCCGGCCAGATCGAAAGTGCGGCCTTCCCCGGATATTGCGTCAGCATCGGCGGCGCAGCGGATAACACCCCAGTGACCCTCGCGCCGTGTCAGGCCAATACGGCTGGCGAGCAGTGGACTCACCAACCCAACGCCCAAATCACCAGTGCCCTCGGCCCGTGCCTGAACGTGTTCGGCGGTGTGGCGCAGCCCGGCACCCCGGTGATCGCCTACCACTGCATTCCCGATGTGGCCGACGAGCAATGGGATTAG
- a CDS encoding pyridoxal phosphate-dependent aminotransferase — MNDRVALRAGIPPFYVMDVWLAAAERQRSHGDLVNLSAGQPSAGAPAPVRAAAKAALERSPLGYTVALGIPELRGAIAASYQDRHGLSVDTDEVVITTGSSGGFLLTFLACFDVGDRVVVSSPGYPCYRNILSALGCEVVDIECGPDTRFQPTAQMLADIEPPVQGVVVASPANPTGTVIPPAELAAIASWCDSAGVRLISDEVYHGLVYEGAPETSCAWQTSRNAVVVNSFSKYFAMTGWRLGWLLVPTELRRAVDRLTGNFTICPPVLSQHAAIAAFTPESVTEADGHLHQYAVNRRLLLDGLRDMGIDRLAPTDGAFYVYADVSDFTDDSMAFCSKLLADTGVAIAPGIDFDTVHGGDFVRLSFAGPTSDIEEALRRIRSWLHR, encoded by the coding sequence ATGAACGACCGCGTCGCCCTGCGCGCCGGGATCCCGCCGTTCTACGTGATGGACGTCTGGCTGGCGGCCGCCGAGCGCCAGCGCAGCCACGGCGATCTGGTCAATCTGTCGGCGGGACAACCCAGCGCCGGCGCCCCTGCGCCGGTGCGCGCCGCCGCCAAAGCCGCGCTGGAGCGCAGTCCGCTGGGTTATACGGTGGCGCTGGGCATTCCGGAGCTGCGCGGGGCAATCGCAGCGTCGTATCAGGACCGCCACGGGCTATCGGTTGACACCGACGAGGTGGTGATCACCACCGGCTCCTCGGGCGGATTCCTGCTGACGTTTTTGGCCTGCTTCGACGTCGGCGATCGGGTGGTGGTCAGCAGTCCGGGATACCCGTGCTACCGCAACATTCTGTCCGCCCTCGGCTGTGAGGTCGTCGACATCGAGTGCGGGCCGGACACCCGCTTTCAGCCCACCGCGCAGATGCTCGCCGACATCGAGCCGCCGGTGCAAGGCGTGGTGGTGGCCAGCCCGGCGAACCCGACCGGCACGGTGATTCCGCCCGCGGAACTGGCGGCCATAGCGTCGTGGTGTGACTCCGCGGGCGTGCGGCTGATCAGCGACGAGGTCTACCACGGTCTGGTCTACGAAGGCGCGCCGGAAACCAGCTGCGCCTGGCAGACATCACGAAATGCTGTGGTGGTCAACAGTTTTTCCAAATATTTCGCGATGACGGGCTGGCGGCTGGGCTGGCTGCTGGTGCCGACCGAGCTGCGTCGCGCGGTCGACCGACTGACCGGCAATTTCACGATCTGCCCCCCGGTGTTGTCGCAGCATGCCGCCATTGCGGCCTTCACTCCCGAATCGGTGACGGAAGCCGACGGACACCTGCACCAATACGCAGTCAACCGCAGGCTCTTGCTCGACGGCCTGCGGGACATGGGCATCGACCGGCTGGCGCCTACCGATGGCGCCTTCTACGTCTATGCCGACGTGTCGGACTTCACCGACGACTCGATGGCCTTTTGCTCGAAACTCTTGGCGGACACCGGTGTTGCGATCGCGCCCGGCATTGACTTCGACACCGTGCATGGTGGAGATTTTGTCCGGCTGTCGTTCGCGGGCCCGACCAGCGACATCGAGGAAGCGTTGCGGCGGATAAGGTCGTGGCTGCATCGATGA
- the ipdE2 gene encoding acyl-CoA dehydrogenase IpdE2: protein MTDERELLRETVAALVAKHASPEAVRTAMESERGYDESLWRLLCEQVGAAALVVPEEYGGAGGSLGDAVVVVEELGKGLVPTPLLGTTLAELALLAADKPDTDALERLAEGTAIGAVVFDPDYVVNGDIADVVVAADGEKLTRWTEFDAEPVAAMDPTRRLARVTPQQTAPLGADPGLADTAAILLAAEQIGAAARCLELTVDYTKERVQFGRPIGSFQALKHRMADLYVAVQSARAVVNDAVAEPSPTSAALARVAASEAFSTVAAEGIQLHGGIAITWEHDMQLYFKRAHGSSQLLGPPREHLRRLESEVF from the coding sequence ATGACCGACGAACGGGAGTTGCTGCGCGAGACCGTTGCAGCGCTGGTCGCCAAGCACGCCTCGCCGGAGGCGGTCCGGACGGCGATGGAATCCGAGCGCGGCTACGACGAATCGCTGTGGCGCCTGCTGTGCGAGCAGGTCGGGGCCGCTGCCCTGGTGGTTCCCGAGGAATACGGCGGCGCCGGCGGCAGTCTCGGTGACGCCGTCGTCGTCGTCGAGGAACTCGGCAAGGGGCTGGTGCCCACTCCGCTGCTGGGCACCACGCTCGCCGAACTGGCGCTGCTAGCCGCCGACAAGCCCGACACCGACGCGCTGGAGCGGCTGGCCGAGGGCACCGCGATCGGCGCTGTGGTGTTTGACCCCGACTACGTGGTCAACGGCGACATCGCCGACGTCGTGGTCGCGGCCGACGGCGAAAAACTCACCCGCTGGACCGAGTTCGACGCCGAGCCCGTCGCCGCTATGGATCCGACCCGGCGGCTGGCGCGGGTCACCCCGCAGCAGACCGCGCCGCTCGGTGCGGACCCCGGCCTCGCCGACACCGCCGCCATCCTGCTGGCCGCCGAGCAGATCGGCGCGGCGGCCCGCTGCCTGGAGCTGACCGTCGACTACACCAAGGAGCGGGTGCAGTTCGGCCGGCCGATCGGCAGCTTCCAGGCGCTCAAGCACCGGATGGCCGACCTGTACGTCGCGGTGCAGTCCGCGCGTGCGGTCGTCAACGACGCCGTCGCGGAACCATCGCCGACCTCGGCGGCGCTGGCCCGTGTCGCCGCCAGCGAAGCGTTTTCCACCGTGGCCGCCGAAGGCATTCAGCTGCACGGCGGTATCGCGATCACCTGGGAACACGACATGCAGCTGTATTTCAAACGCGCACACGGCAGTTCGCAACTATTGGGTCCGCCCCGCGAACACTTGCGCCGGCTGGAATCCGAGGTGTTCTAG
- a CDS encoding acyl-CoA dehydrogenase family protein gives MKFDLDAEQRDFAASIDAALAAADVPGAVRAWAAGDTAPGRKVWAQLADLGVTALMVPERFDGIGAHPVDLVVAAERLGRWCVPGPVAESVAVAPVLLADDERCAALASGELIATVALPPQAPRAVDADTAGLVLLAADGQVSEGQAGQQHESVDPSRRLFDVTAAGKAWDADVARAYEFGALATAAQLVGAGQALLDAAVEYAKQRTQFGRVIGSYQAIKHKLADVHIAVELARPLVYGAALSLSARDVSAAKAAASEAALLAARSALQTHGAIGFTAEHDLSLWLLRVQALRPAWGDPAAHRRRVLEALG, from the coding sequence ATGAAGTTTGATCTAGACGCGGAGCAACGTGATTTCGCGGCCAGCATCGACGCGGCGCTGGCGGCCGCCGACGTACCCGGGGCCGTGCGCGCCTGGGCCGCCGGCGACACCGCGCCCGGCCGCAAGGTGTGGGCCCAATTGGCCGACCTCGGCGTCACCGCGTTGATGGTGCCCGAGCGGTTCGACGGCATCGGCGCGCATCCGGTCGATCTGGTGGTCGCGGCGGAGCGGCTCGGACGCTGGTGCGTGCCCGGTCCTGTCGCCGAATCCGTCGCAGTGGCGCCCGTTTTGCTTGCGGACGACGAGCGGTGTGCTGCGCTGGCATCCGGTGAACTGATCGCCACCGTCGCGCTGCCGCCGCAGGCGCCGCGAGCGGTCGACGCCGACACCGCCGGCCTGGTATTGCTGGCGGCCGATGGTCAAGTCAGCGAAGGGCAGGCAGGCCAACAACACGAGTCCGTCGATCCCAGCCGTCGCCTCTTCGACGTCACAGCCGCCGGTAAGGCGTGGGACGCCGACGTCGCCCGCGCCTACGAATTCGGCGCGCTGGCCACCGCCGCGCAACTGGTCGGCGCGGGACAGGCCCTGCTGGACGCTGCCGTCGAGTACGCCAAGCAGCGCACCCAGTTCGGCCGGGTGATCGGCTCGTATCAGGCGATCAAGCACAAGCTGGCCGACGTGCACATCGCGGTCGAGTTGGCCCGCCCGCTGGTGTACGGAGCTGCCCTGTCGCTGAGCGCCCGTGATGTGAGCGCCGCCAAGGCCGCCGCGTCGGAGGCCGCGCTGCTGGCCGCCCGCTCGGCGCTGCAAACCCACGGCGCCATTGGTTTTACCGCCGAACACGACCTGTCGCTGTGGCTGCTGCGCGTCCAGGCTTTGCGGCCAGCATGGGGCGATCCCGCCGCCCATCGGCGGCGGGTGTTGGAGGCGCTGGGATGA
- a CDS encoding acyl-CoA dehydrogenase family protein, giving the protein MDLDFDDETRAFQSEVREFLAAHRDSFPTKSYDTAEGFEQHRRWDKVLYDAGLSVITWPHKYGGRDATLLQWVVFEEEYFRAGAPGRASANGTSMLAPTLFAHGTEEQLDRVLPKMASGEEIWAQAWSEPESGSDLASLRSTATRTDGGWLLNGQKIWSSRAPFGDKAFGLFRSDPSAERHRGLTYFMFDLKADGITVRPIAQLGGDTGFGEIFLDDVFVPDNDVIGQVNDGWRAAMSTSSNERGMSLRSPARFIAAAERLAQVWKDSGDSAFGDQVADAWIKAQAYRLHTFGTVTRLTEGGELGAESSVTKVFWSDLDVAIHQTALDIRGADGELADSWTDGLLFALGGPIYAGTNEIQRNIIAERLLGLPR; this is encoded by the coding sequence ATGGACCTTGACTTCGACGACGAGACCCGCGCCTTCCAAAGCGAAGTGCGCGAGTTCCTTGCGGCGCACCGTGATTCATTCCCCACCAAGTCCTACGACACCGCTGAGGGCTTCGAACAGCACCGCCGCTGGGACAAGGTGCTGTATGACGCCGGGCTGTCCGTGATCACCTGGCCGCACAAGTACGGCGGTCGTGACGCGACCCTGCTGCAGTGGGTGGTGTTCGAGGAGGAGTACTTCCGCGCCGGCGCACCCGGTCGGGCCAGCGCCAACGGTACGTCGATGTTGGCGCCGACGCTGTTCGCGCACGGCACCGAGGAACAACTGGATCGGGTGCTGCCCAAGATGGCCAGCGGCGAGGAGATCTGGGCGCAGGCGTGGTCGGAGCCCGAGTCCGGCAGCGACTTGGCGTCGCTGCGGTCGACGGCCACGCGCACGGATGGCGGCTGGCTTTTGAACGGGCAGAAGATCTGGAGTTCCCGAGCACCGTTCGGCGACAAGGCATTCGGGCTGTTTCGCTCCGATCCTTCCGCTGAGCGGCACCGCGGGCTCACCTACTTCATGTTCGACCTGAAGGCCGACGGGATCACCGTGCGGCCGATCGCTCAGCTCGGCGGCGACACCGGTTTCGGCGAAATCTTCCTCGACGACGTGTTCGTCCCCGACAACGACGTCATCGGCCAGGTGAACGACGGCTGGCGGGCCGCGATGAGCACGTCGAGCAACGAGCGCGGCATGTCGCTGCGCAGCCCGGCCCGCTTTATAGCTGCCGCAGAGCGGCTCGCACAAGTGTGGAAAGACAGCGGCGACAGCGCTTTTGGTGACCAGGTTGCCGATGCCTGGATCAAGGCACAGGCCTACCGGCTGCACACCTTCGGCACCGTGACCCGGCTGACCGAAGGCGGCGAACTCGGCGCCGAGTCGTCGGTGACCAAGGTATTCTGGTCCGACCTCGACGTCGCGATTCACCAGACCGCGCTCGACATCCGCGGCGCCGACGGCGAACTGGCCGACTCGTGGACCGACGGGCTGCTGTTCGCGCTCGGCGGCCCGATCTATGCCGGCACCAACGAGATTCAGCGCAATATCATTGCCGAGCGGCTATTGGGGCTACCGAGATGA
- the fadD3 gene encoding 3-((3aS,4S,7aS)-7a-methyl-1,5-dioxo-octahydro-1H-inden-4-yl)propanoate--CoA ligase FadD3: protein MSTQPRTIPAALERIAGELPDHKALVTADRTLTFAQLRDEVRRAAAAMIELGVEPGDRVAIWSPNTWHWVVACLATHYAGATMVPLNTRYTASEAADILARTKAPVLVAMGSFLGADKVAGIDRGALPDLRHIVRVPIQSNDGTWDEFVAQGTDLGVAAARAAAVQPDDVSDILFTSGTTGRSKGVRCAHRQSLAGSAAWAACGKITADDRYLCINPFFHNFGYKAGILACLQTGATLIPQLTFDAEEAMRAVAEHRITVLPGPPTIYQTLLDHPKRADYDLSSLRFAVTGAATVPVVLIERMQTELDIDIVLTAYGLTESNGFGTMCRADDDAVTVATTCGRPIADFELQIGEHDEVLLRGPNVMLGYLDDPEATAAAIDADGWLHTGDVGKLDAAGNLQITDRLKDMYICGGFNVYPAEVEQVLARLDGVLDAAVIGVPDERLGEVGRAFLVTRPECDLDEKAVIAYTREHLANFKTPRSVRFVDTLPRNAGGKVVKPLLREMP from the coding sequence ATGTCGACCCAGCCGCGGACCATTCCTGCGGCGTTGGAACGCATCGCGGGTGAGCTTCCCGACCACAAAGCGCTGGTCACCGCCGATCGCACGCTCACCTTTGCCCAGTTGCGGGACGAGGTCCGCCGGGCCGCGGCCGCGATGATCGAGCTCGGGGTTGAGCCCGGTGACCGGGTGGCGATCTGGTCACCCAACACCTGGCACTGGGTGGTCGCGTGCCTGGCGACGCACTATGCGGGCGCCACCATGGTTCCGCTGAACACCCGCTACACCGCGTCGGAGGCCGCCGACATCCTGGCCCGGACCAAAGCGCCGGTGTTGGTCGCGATGGGCTCATTTCTCGGCGCGGACAAGGTCGCCGGCATCGACCGCGGCGCCCTCCCCGATCTGCGCCACATCGTGCGGGTGCCGATCCAGAGCAACGACGGGACGTGGGACGAGTTCGTCGCGCAGGGCACTGATCTTGGCGTGGCCGCTGCCCGTGCCGCGGCGGTACAACCGGATGACGTCTCCGACATCCTGTTCACCTCCGGCACCACCGGCCGCAGCAAAGGCGTGCGGTGCGCACACCGGCAGTCGTTGGCCGGGTCTGCGGCCTGGGCCGCCTGCGGCAAGATCACCGCCGACGACCGCTACCTGTGCATCAACCCGTTCTTCCACAACTTCGGCTACAAGGCCGGCATCCTGGCCTGCCTGCAGACCGGCGCCACGCTGATCCCGCAGCTGACCTTCGACGCCGAGGAGGCGATGCGCGCGGTGGCCGAGCATCGGATCACGGTGCTGCCCGGTCCGCCCACGATTTACCAGACACTGCTCGACCATCCCAAGCGCGCCGACTACGACCTGAGTTCGCTCCGGTTCGCGGTCACCGGCGCGGCGACGGTCCCGGTCGTGTTGATCGAGCGGATGCAGACTGAGCTCGACATCGACATCGTGCTCACCGCCTACGGCCTGACTGAGTCCAACGGGTTCGGCACCATGTGCCGCGCCGACGACGACGCCGTCACCGTGGCTACCACCTGCGGGCGCCCGATCGCCGACTTCGAGCTGCAAATCGGCGAGCACGACGAGGTTCTGCTGCGCGGCCCCAACGTGATGCTCGGCTACCTCGACGACCCGGAGGCGACGGCGGCCGCGATCGACGCGGATGGCTGGCTGCACACCGGCGACGTCGGAAAGCTCGATGCCGCAGGCAATTTGCAGATCACCGACCGGCTGAAAGACATGTACATCTGCGGCGGGTTCAACGTCTATCCCGCCGAGGTGGAGCAGGTGCTGGCCCGCCTGGACGGTGTGCTCGACGCCGCGGTGATCGGCGTGCCCGACGAGCGGCTCGGCGAGGTCGGCCGGGCGTTCCTGGTGACCCGGCCCGAATGTGACCTCGACGAAAAGGCCGTGATCGCCTATACCCGTGAGCACCTGGCGAATTTCAAAACCCCCCGTTCGGTGAGGTTTGTCGACACGCTGCCCCGCAACGCGGGCGGCAAGGTGGTCAAACCGCTACTGCGAGAGATGCCCTAG
- the ipdE1 gene encoding acyl-CoA dehydrogenase IpdE1 yields MQDVEEFRAEVRDWLAENLVGEFAKLKGLGGPGREHEAFEERRAWNQHLAKAGLTCLGWPVEHGGRGLSVAHRVAFYEEYAIANAPAKVNHFGEELLGPTLIEFGTPEQQQRFLPKILDVTELWCQGYSEPGAGSDLANVSTTAVLDGDQWVINGQKVWTSLAHWAQWCFVVARTEKGSKRHAGLSYLLVPLDQPGVQIRPIVQLTGDSEFNEVFFDDARTDANLVVGAPGDGWRVAMGTLTFERGVSTLGQQIVYARELQGVVELAKRTGAVDDPLIRERLTRSWAGLRAMRSYALATMDVEQPGQDNVSKLLWANWHRELGEIAMEVQGKAGMVLDGGDFDEWQRLYLFTRADTIYGGSNEIQRNIIAERVLGLPREVKG; encoded by the coding sequence ATGCAGGACGTCGAGGAGTTCCGGGCCGAGGTCCGCGATTGGCTGGCCGAGAACCTGGTCGGTGAGTTCGCCAAGCTCAAGGGCCTCGGCGGTCCCGGCCGCGAGCATGAGGCGTTCGAAGAGCGCCGCGCCTGGAACCAGCACCTCGCCAAGGCGGGCTTGACGTGTCTGGGCTGGCCGGTGGAGCACGGCGGGCGCGGACTGTCGGTCGCGCACCGGGTGGCGTTCTACGAGGAGTACGCGATCGCCAACGCGCCCGCGAAGGTCAACCATTTCGGCGAGGAGCTGCTCGGGCCGACGCTGATCGAGTTCGGCACCCCCGAACAGCAGCAGCGGTTCCTGCCCAAGATCCTCGACGTGACCGAGCTGTGGTGCCAGGGCTACTCCGAGCCGGGCGCCGGCAGCGACCTGGCCAACGTCTCGACCACCGCGGTGCTCGACGGCGACCAATGGGTGATCAACGGCCAGAAGGTATGGACGTCGCTGGCGCATTGGGCGCAGTGGTGTTTCGTGGTGGCGCGCACCGAGAAGGGCTCGAAGCGCCACGCCGGATTGTCGTATCTGCTTGTGCCGCTGGATCAACCGGGCGTGCAGATCCGTCCGATCGTCCAGCTGACCGGCGACTCGGAGTTCAACGAGGTGTTCTTCGACGACGCCCGCACCGACGCCAACCTGGTGGTCGGCGCGCCCGGTGACGGCTGGCGGGTGGCGATGGGCACGCTGACCTTCGAGCGCGGAGTGTCGACGCTCGGCCAGCAGATCGTCTACGCGCGCGAACTCCAAGGCGTTGTCGAACTCGCCAAACGCACTGGGGCCGTTGACGATCCGCTGATCCGTGAACGCCTGACCCGGTCATGGGCGGGCCTGCGGGCGATGCGGTCGTATGCGCTGGCGACCATGGATGTAGAGCAGCCCGGCCAAGACAACGTGTCAAAGCTGTTGTGGGCCAACTGGCATCGCGAGCTCGGCGAGATCGCGATGGAGGTGCAGGGCAAAGCGGGCATGGTGCTGGACGGCGGCGACTTCGACGAGTGGCAGCGGCTGTACCTGTTCACCCGGGCCGACACGATCTACGGCGGCTCCAACGAGATCCAGCGCAACATCATCGCCGAGCGAGTGCTCGGCCTGCCCCGAGAGGTCAAAGGATGA
- the ipdF gene encoding (5R,7aS)-5-hydroxy-7a-methyl-1-oxo-2,3,5,6,7,7a-hexahydro-1H-indene-carboxyl-CoA reductase — protein sequence MTLAVAPKEIDGHGLLTGKVVVVTAAAGTGIGSATARRALLEGADVVVSDHHERRLTDTAGELSKLGLGRVEHVLCDVTSSVQVDALFASAHARMGRVDVLVNNAGLGGQTPVVDMTDEEWDRVLDVTLSSVFRATRAALRYFRDADHGGVIVNNASVLGWRAQHSQAHYAAAKAGVMALTRCSAIEAVDYGVRINAVSPSIARHKFLDKTSSPELLDRLSAEEAFGRAAEPWEVAATIAFLASDYSSYLTGEVISVSSQHP from the coding sequence ATGACGTTAGCGGTCGCGCCGAAAGAGATTGACGGGCACGGTCTTCTGACGGGCAAGGTCGTGGTCGTCACCGCAGCAGCGGGGACGGGCATCGGCTCGGCCACAGCGCGGCGTGCGCTGCTCGAGGGCGCCGACGTCGTCGTCTCCGACCACCACGAACGACGCCTCACCGACACCGCCGGCGAACTGTCGAAGTTGGGCCTGGGCCGCGTCGAGCATGTGCTGTGCGACGTCACGTCCAGCGTGCAGGTCGACGCCCTGTTCGCCTCCGCCCACGCGCGGATGGGCCGCGTCGACGTCCTGGTCAACAACGCCGGCCTCGGCGGGCAGACCCCGGTGGTCGACATGACCGACGAAGAATGGGACCGGGTGCTCGACGTCACGCTCTCGTCGGTGTTTCGCGCCACCCGGGCGGCGCTGCGGTACTTCCGCGACGCCGACCACGGCGGTGTAATCGTCAACAACGCGAGTGTATTGGGTTGGCGGGCACAGCATTCACAGGCGCACTACGCCGCGGCCAAAGCCGGAGTGATGGCACTGACCCGGTGCAGCGCAATTGAGGCCGTCGACTACGGCGTGCGGATCAATGCGGTGTCGCCCAGCATCGCGCGGCACAAATTCCTGGACAAAACCAGTTCGCCGGAGCTGCTCGACAGGCTGTCGGCCGAGGAGGCGTTCGGCCGGGCCGCCGAGCCGTGGGAGGTGGCGGCCACGATCGCCTTCCTAGCCAGCGACTACTCCAGTTACCTGACTGGAGAAGTGATTTCGGTTTCGAGCCAGCACCCATGA
- the kstR2 gene encoding TetR family transcriptional regulator KstR2 produces the protein MNRREELLELAATMMAERGLRATTVRDIADGAGILSGSLYHHFSSKEEMVDEVLRGFLDWLFARYQEIVDTEPNPLERLKGLFMASFDAIEHRHAQVVIYQDEAKRLQSQPRFSYIEQRNKEQRKMWVEVLRQGIEEGYFRPDLDVDLVYRFIRDTTWVSVRWYHPGGPLTAEQVGRQYLAIVLGGITKEGV, from the coding sequence ATGAACCGCCGCGAGGAACTTCTCGAACTGGCCGCGACGATGATGGCCGAACGAGGCCTACGCGCGACCACAGTGCGCGACATCGCCGACGGCGCCGGCATCCTGTCCGGCAGCCTGTATCACCATTTCTCCTCCAAGGAGGAGATGGTCGACGAGGTGCTGCGCGGATTTCTGGACTGGCTCTTCGCGCGCTACCAGGAAATCGTTGACACCGAACCGAATCCGCTGGAGCGGCTCAAGGGACTGTTCATGGCGTCGTTCGACGCGATCGAGCACCGGCATGCGCAGGTCGTGATCTACCAGGACGAAGCCAAGCGGTTGCAGTCGCAGCCGCGGTTCTCCTACATCGAGCAACGCAACAAAGAACAGCGCAAGATGTGGGTCGAGGTGCTGCGACAAGGCATCGAAGAGGGCTATTTTCGGCCCGACCTCGACGTCGACCTGGTTTACCGATTCATCCGCGACACCACCTGGGTGTCGGTGCGCTGGTATCACCCCGGCGGACCGCTCACCGCCGAACAGGTGGGTCGGCAATATCTCGCCATCGTGCTGGGCGGAATCACCAAAGAAGGAGTCTGA
- the fadA6 gene encoding steroid 3-ketoacyl-CoA thiolase FadA6 has translation MTEAYVIDAVRTAVGKRNGSLAGVHPIDLGVSAFHGLFGRVDVDPAAVDDVIVGCVDALGGQAGNIGRNAWLAAGYPEEVPGVTVDRQCGSSQQAISFGAQAIMSGTADVILAGGMQNMSQIPIASAMVVGKEFGFTSPTNESKNWLHRYGDQEISQFRGAELIAERWNISREEMEQFALTSHQRALAAIRGGHFDNEIVDVDGFRIDEGPRETSLEKMAALKTLSEGGRLTAAVASQISDGASAVLLASEQAVKDHKLTPRARIHHISARGADPVFMLTGPIPATRYALEKTGLSIDDIDTVEINEAFAPVVMAWLKEIKADPEKVNPNGGAIALGHPLGATGAKLFATMLNTLERTGGRYGLQTMCEGGGTANVTIIERL, from the coding sequence ATGACAGAGGCGTACGTCATCGACGCGGTGCGCACCGCGGTCGGCAAGCGCAATGGATCACTGGCCGGCGTACATCCAATTGACTTGGGGGTGTCTGCCTTTCACGGATTGTTCGGCCGCGTCGACGTCGACCCCGCCGCCGTGGACGACGTGATCGTGGGTTGCGTCGACGCGCTGGGCGGACAGGCGGGCAACATCGGCCGCAACGCGTGGCTGGCGGCCGGCTACCCGGAGGAGGTTCCAGGCGTCACCGTCGACCGGCAATGCGGGTCCAGCCAGCAAGCTATTTCCTTTGGCGCACAAGCGATTATGTCGGGGACCGCCGACGTCATCTTGGCCGGCGGCATGCAGAACATGAGCCAGATCCCGATCGCGTCGGCGATGGTGGTCGGCAAAGAGTTCGGCTTCACTTCGCCCACGAACGAGTCGAAGAACTGGCTGCACCGCTATGGCGACCAGGAGATCTCGCAGTTCCGCGGTGCCGAGTTGATCGCCGAGCGCTGGAACATCTCCCGCGAGGAGATGGAGCAGTTCGCGCTGACCAGCCATCAGCGGGCGCTGGCCGCGATCCGTGGTGGGCACTTCGACAACGAGATCGTCGACGTCGACGGGTTCCGCATCGACGAGGGCCCGCGCGAGACGTCGCTGGAGAAGATGGCCGCGCTGAAGACCCTGTCGGAGGGCGGGCGGCTGACCGCCGCTGTGGCGAGCCAGATTTCGGACGGCGCCAGCGCGGTGCTGCTGGCCTCTGAACAGGCGGTCAAGGACCACAAGCTCACGCCGCGCGCCCGCATCCACCACATCAGCGCCCGCGGCGCCGACCCGGTGTTCATGCTGACGGGCCCGATCCCGGCCACCCGCTACGCGCTGGAGAAGACCGGGCTGTCCATCGACGACATCGACACCGTCGAGATCAACGAGGCGTTCGCACCGGTGGTGATGGCCTGGCTCAAGGAGATCAAGGCCGACCCGGAGAAGGTGAACCCCAACGGCGGCGCGATTGCCCTCGGCCACCCGCTGGGCGCCACCGGGGCCAAGCTGTTCGCCACGATGCTCAACACGTTGGAGCGCACCGGCGGTCGCTACGGCCTGCAGACGATGTGCGAGGGCGGCGGCACGGCCAATGTCACGATCATCGAGCGGTTGTAG